Within the Nocardioides humi genome, the region TCCACCACGGCCACGTCGCCGCCCGCGAAGGACCGGCGGACGTGCTGCCGGACGCCGCCGGGGAAGCGCTCCGGCACCGAGCGGAGCAGGTCGCACTTCGCCTGCGCCGGCATCAGCCCGTGCAGGGGCCAGGGACGGTCGTCGCCCGGGTCGACGTCGAGCCTGCCGGCGGCGCGGTCCAGGCCGGTGTCGACCCACCACGTCCCGTCCGCCGCGAAGCAGCGTCGTACGCCCTCCGCGTCGTTCGCGTCCAGCGCTGCCAGCAGGCGCAGCGCCGGGGCGAGGGGCCCGGTGACCGTCATCGGGTCAGGCACCGGCTCCGGCGCGGTCGCCGTCCGACAGGAGCTGGACGAGGACGCCGAGCTCCTGCTGGAAGGAGGTCATCACCTCGGCCAGGTCGGGGTCGTTCACCGTGTCCCAGCTGTCGCGCAGCGCCTCGGGCGTGACCTCGCGGGAGAAGAAGCCGGGCGTCTGGGCGATCACGACCCGGGCCACCCGGCCGCCGCCCACGTTGTAGACCTCGCCGGTCGTCTCGCACTCGGCGGCGGCCAGCCACAGCACGAGCGGCGCCACCAGGCTCGGGTCGAGCCGGTCGGCCAGGTCGCCGAGCAGGTTCTCCGTCATCCGGGTCCGCGCGCCGGGCTCGATGGCGTTGACCTGGATGCCGCTGCGGGCGCCCTCGATCGCGAGGGTCTTCGTGACGCCCCAGATGCCGGCCTTCGCCGCGGCGTAGTTGGTCTGGCCGAAGTTGCCGAAGATGCCGGCCGCCGACGTCGTGTTGATGATCCGCCCATAGCCCTGCTCGGCCATGACCGGCCAGGCGGCCTTGCTCATCCAGATCGTGCCGCCGAGGTGGACGTCGAGGACCGGGCCGACCTCCTCGGGGGTCAGCTTCGCCATCGACCGGTCGCGCAGGATGCCGGCGTTGTTGACCAGGATGTCGAGCCGGCCGTAGGTCTCGGTCGCCGTCGCCACGATCCGCGACGCGCCCTCGAGGGTGCTGACGTCGTTGGTGTCGGGGATCGCGATCCCGCCGGCCGCCCGGATCTCCTCGACGACCTGCTCGGCGGGCGACGCCTCGCCGCCGGCGCCGTCGAGGGCGCCGCCGCGGTCGTTCACGATCACGGCGGCGCCGCGGGCGCCGAGCAGGAGTGCGTGCTCGCGGCCGAGTCCTCGTCCGGCTCCGGTGACGACGGCGACGCGACCGTCCAGCCTGATCTCGCTCATGGTGGGTGGGGCTCCTTCTGGTTCGGACGGGCTTCGACGGGTCAGCCGAAGAGGGCGGACATGACCTCCGCGCGACCGCGCACGGCCTCCGCGGTTCCGTCGGTGACGATCTGGCCGCGCTGCATCACGTAGACGCGCTCGCTCACGGCCAGGGCGAGCTCGGCGTTCTGCTCGACGAGCAGGATCGTGGCACCGCCGTTGTGCAGGGTCTCGATGGTCTGGAACAGGACGTCGACGATCGACGGCGCGAGGCCCATCGACGGCTCGTCGAGCAGCAGCACCTCCGGACGGGTCATCAGGGCCCGGCCGAACGCCAGCATCTGCTGCTCGCCGCCGCTCATCGACGCCGCGAGCTGGTCGCGCCGGTCGGCGAGCCGGGGGAACAGGTCGAAGACCTCCGCGAGCTGCTCCCGCTGCTGGGCCTTGGTGCTGCGCCCGCTGTAGGCGGACAGCTCGAGGTTCTCCAGCACGGTCAGCGGAGGCGCCACCCGGCGTCCCTCGGCGACGAGGGCCACGCCGGAGCGGACCACCCGGTGGCAGGCCCAGCCGGTGATGTCGCGGCCGCCCACCGTCACCGTGCCGCCCGAGGGCTTGTGCAGGCCGGCGATGGTGTTCAGCGTCGTCGTCTTGCCGGCGCCGTTGGAGCCGATGAGGGCGACCAGGGTCCCCTGGGCGACCTCGATGTCGACCTCACGAACCGCCGGGACCGCGCCGTGCGCGGCGGAGAGTCGCGATACGCGCAGCATCGGATCGCTTTCCAAAGTAGGCCTCCTTGACCTCGTCCTGCTCCAGGCACCACGTGGGCGCACCCTCGGCGAGGAGTGCACCGGAGTTCATCACCGAGACGGTCTCGCAGAACTCCTCGACGAGCCGCATGTTGTGCTCGATGAGGATCAGCGTCAGCCCCAGCTCGCGGAGCTCGACCAGCAGCCGACCCACCTGCTCCGACTCGGCGTCGTTCATCCCGGCGGTCGGCTCGTCCAGCAGCAGGACCTTGGGGTTGGTCGCCAGCGCGCGGGCGATCTCGACCCGGCGCTGGTCGCCGTACGACAGGGTCTCGGCGAGCGCCGAGTGCGGCGCCCGGCAGCCGACCTTGTCCAGGAGCTCGGCCGCGCGCTCGCGCATCTCGCGGCGCTCCCGTCGCTCGGCCGGGCTCATCAGGATCGCACCGGCGATCGTCGAGCTCCGCTGCATGTAGGCGCCCGCCACGACGGTCTCCAGGACCGTCAGGCCGGGGAACAGGCGGATGTTCTGGTACGTGCGCGCGACGCCGCGCCGCGCGATCTGGAACGGCTGCATCCGGGTGACGTCGTGGCCGAAGACGTCGAGCCGGCCGGAGTCGGCCTGGATGAAGCCGCTCACCATGTTGAGCACGGTGGTCTTGCCGGCGCCGTTCGGGCCGAGGATGCCGTGGATCCTGCGCGGGGGCACCTGGATCGTCACGTCGTCGACCGCCTTGAGGCCGCCGAACGCCTTGGTGAGGCCGACGATGTCGACCGCGAGCCCGGTCACGACGCCACCTCCGCCGGGACGGCGGGCCGGGGGTCGCGCGGGTCCGGGCCGTCCGGCTCGGAGCCTCCGCCCTTCGGTCGCCACCAGCGCGAGCGCACCAGCCGGAGCCGTCGTACGTCGACCAGGCCGCGCGGCATGTAGATGATGATGAGGACCAGGAGCACGCCGGTGACGACCCGGTCGTACTCCCCCATCGGCTCCCGGAGGAGCTCCGGGAGGATCGTGAAGACGATCGCGCCGATGATGGGTCCCAGCCAGTGGAAGGCACCGCCCAGGACGACCGCCGCCAGGGTGACGAAGCCCAGGTGGGTGTAGAAGGTGTCCGGGCCGATGTACTGCAGGAAGCTGGACTGCAGGATGCCCGCGACCCCGCCGAGGGCACCGGAGATGATCATGCCGACGAACTGGATGCGGCGGGGCGAGATCGCCAGCGTCTCCGCGACGGCCGGGTCCTCCCGGACGGCGTCGGCGGCGAGCCCGAAGCGCGAGCCGGCGAGCCGCGCCATCACGTAGCCGGCGACCACCAGGGTCCCGATCAGCCAGGCCCAGGTGCCGAGGTCGCCCGGGACGAGGGTGCCCGTCGCGCCGCCGGTGTACTCCGGCAGGTTGAGGATGAGCACCCGTCCGATCAGCACCATGGCGATGGTGGCCATGGCGAGGTAGTGGCTGTCGAGGCGGACCAGCAGGCCGGCGGTCAGCGCGCCGAGGACCGCCCCGAGGGCCGCGCCCAGCAGCAGGCCGAGGAAGGGCGACAGGCCGAGCGTGCCGGCGACGTAGCCGAAGGTGAAGGCGCTGACCGCACCGAAGAAGACCGGCGCGAGGCTCAGGACGCCCGTCCACAGCGACGCGTAGATCGCCAGGGCGAAGAGCGCGTTGACCCCCGCGAACTGCAGGGTGATCATCCAGGCTGTTGTGCTCACGAGTCGTTCTCCTTGCTCAGGCTCGGACGAGCTGTCGTTCGCCGAAGATGCCCTGCGGCCGGACCACGAGGACCACCAGCAGCACCCCGAAGGTGATCGCGTCCCGGAAGCCGGACGAGATGTACTGCGCGCTCATCACCTCGAGCACGCCGATGGCGACGCCGAGCAGGGCCGCGCCGCGGATGTCGCCGTAGCCGCCCACCACCACGGCGGCGAAGCCCTTGAGCAGCAGGGCCTCCCCGATGCCGAACGACACGTTGTTGTCGGACAGGGCCGCGAGGATGCCGGCCAGTCCGGCGATGGCGGCGGCGAGGAAGGCGACCGCGATCAGGGTGCGCCGGGCGTTGACGCCGACGATGGTCGCCGACCGCGGGTCCACCGACACGGCACGGACCGCGGCGCCGAACCGGCTGCGGGTGAGCAGGAGGTGCACCGCGGTCACGATCGCGACGAGGGCGATCACACTGATCACCTGCGCGGGGAGCAGCAGCAGCCCGGCGAACCGGATCGGCTCGGTGGGGACCGAGTCGGTCGGGTAGCTGGTGGCCGACGGGCCGCTGAAGGCCTCGGCGAGGGTGAGCAGCACGATCCAGATGCCGATGCTGGCGATGATCGGGGCGAAGACGCCGGCGTTGCGCTTGCGCAGGGGCTCGAAGGCGATCAGGTCGGCGGCGACGCCCAGCCCGCCGGCGAAGACGACGCCGAGGACGAGGGCGAGCCAGAAGCTCAGCCCGTGCTCGAACACCAGCCAGTACGACGACAGGGCGCCCCAGGTCGCGAAGGTGCCGTGGGCGACGTTGAGGATGCCCATCTTGGCCAGGATCAGCGAGAACCCGACCGCGAAGAGCGCGTAGATCGACCCGAGTGCGATGCCGTTGAGCAGCTGTTGCATCAGCAGGTGCACGGAACGGTCCCTTCCTTCTGGCGAGCGACGCCGAGTCCGGTCCCGTCGCTGAATCAAGCGCTCGCTTGAAGGGCAAGTAAGCCACGTCACACACCCCCTGTCAAGAGGTGAATCAAGCACTTGCTTAAATTCATGGCAGGGACTACGTTCGCGGTTGCCCCGGGACCGCCGGACGACCCAAGGAGGTGGCCGCGTGCAGCTGCCCGCGCACCGCACGCCCAGCGAGGCAGTGCGCCGCATCCCCCCCGGAGCGGCGATCGTGGCCTCCCCCGGATGCGGGACGCCGGAGACGCTGCTGACCCACCTGGCCGGCGCCGCCGACCTGCTCGGCCGCCCGACGCTCTACTCCGGCCTGCAGCTCGGCGACTACCCCTTCCTCGACGCCGCCGCCGAGGGACTGCTCCGCTACCGCACCTGGCATCCCTACGGACCCGCCCGGGCCGCCCTCGCCCCCGGCCGGGTGGAGTACGTCCCGGCGCGCGGATCCGCCGTACCCGGGCTGCTCGACCAGTGGGAGACCTCGGTCGCGCTCGTCCGCGTCTCCCCGCCGGACCGCAACGGCTGGTGCAGCCTCGGGCCGTCCGCGAGCTACGTGTGCCACGCGGTCGCCCGCGCCGCGCTCGTCATCGCCGAGGTCGACCCGCACACGCCCCGCACGACCGGCGACTCCCTGCTGCACGTCTCCCAGCTCGACGTCCTGGTGGACGCGGACACACCGCCGTGCGAGTTCCCCGCCGCGGTCCGGGACGAGGTCAGCGACCGGGTCGCGGCCCACGTGCTCGGGCTGCTGCCCTCCGAGCCGACCCTCCAGCTGGGCATCGGCGCCGTCCCCGAGGCGATCACGGCGTTCCTCGCCGAGAGCGGCGTCGGCCCGGTGCGCGTCGTCGGCATGGCCAACGACGCGATGGTCGGCCTCTTCGAGCGCGGGCTGCTGCGCTGGACCGACACCGGCGACACCCCGGCGATCTCCGCCGCCGAGCTGATGGGCACGCGCGCCCTCATGGAGTTCGCCGACGGGAATCCCGCGATCGTGCTGCGCGACAGCCGGGTCGCCCATGCTCCCCGGGTGCTGGCGCAGATCCCGCGGCTGGTGGCCGTCAACTCCGCCGTCGAGGTCGACCTGGCCGGCCAGGTCGGCTCCGAGCTGGTCCGCAGCCGGCAGGTCTCCGGGATCGGCGGCAGCGCCGACTTCGTCGAGGCCGGCTTCGGCTCGGACGGCGGGCTCTCCGTCATCGCGCTGCCCTCGACCACCCCCGACGGCCGGCACAGCCGGATCGTCCGGCGCCTGGGGGCCGACGTCGTCTCGCTGGCGCGGCACACCCCCGACGCCGTGGTCACGGAGTACGGCGTCGCCTGGCTCCGCGGCCGCACCGAGGCCGAGCGGGCCGAGGCCCTCGCGGCCGTCGCGCATCCCGACCACCGGGACGGCCTGCTCACCCCCACCGAGCCCGAACCACGCAACGAGGAGACTCCATGACCGTCCACACCCGCCGCGGCCGCTACTACGAGGAGATGATCCCGGGCGACGTGTTCAAGCACGAGCCGGGACGCACGATCACCGAGGCCGACAACGTCCTCTTCTGCAGCATCACCCTCAACACGCAGAGCCTGCACCTCGACGCGGTGAAGTCGGCGGAGTCGGAGTTCGGCCAGCGGCTGGTCAACAGCCTGCTCACCCTCGGCATCGTCTGCAGCATCGGCGTACCGGACCTCACCCAGAAGACGACGATCGCCAACCTCGGCTTCCAGCAGATCGCCTTCCCCGCGCCCGTCTTCATCGGCGACACGCTCTACTGCGAGACCGAGATCAAGGACCGCCGGCCGTCGGCCTCCCGCCCCGGGCAGGGCATCGTCACCCTCGAGCACCGCGGTCTCAACCAGGACGGGGTGCTGGTGTGCACGGCGGTCCGCACCGCGCTCGTGAAGTTCGTCCCCGAGGGCGAGACCGCGCTCGCCTGACATCGGAGGACCGGCATGACCACCCCCACGGAGACCGACGACCCCACCCTCCGGCTGCAGCGGCTGGAGCAGCGGCTGGCCGAGCTCGAGAGCGTCCGCGCGATCGAGGCGCTCGCCAGCCGCTACCACACGCTGTGCGACGGCGGCTGGGCCGGACCGAGCCATGCGGACGTCGACGCGCTCGCCGACCTCTGGCTGCCGGACGGCGTCTACAGCATCAACGCCGCGCGGCCGCCCTGCCGCGGCCGGGAGGAGATCCGCGAGCAGTTCGTCCGGCTCCGCTCCTCGATGCCGTGGATCCTGCACACCTTCACCAACAGCGAGATCGACGTCGACGGCGACCGGGCGACGGGCACCTTCAAGGGCATCGCCTACTACCGCCGCGACGGCGGCAGCCACGTCGTCGTCGGGTCGTACGCCGGCCGTTTCGTCCGCACCGGCGAGGGATGGCGGTTCGCCTCCTGGGTCGCCGACCTGGCGCACGGCTCCGTCCTGACGCCGCCCACGGCGGAGGAGCGGTGAGCCTGCCCGCCGGCCGGTGGGGTGCCTGGTCCAGCGCGCTCCGGCTGCGCGAGGCGCCCGCCGCCCAGGATGCCGCCGCCGCCCTGGAGGAGGCGGGCTGCTCCGCGCTGTGGATGACCGGCGGCCTCGCCGACCCGTTCCCCCGTGTGGCGGAGCTGCTCGCCGCCACCTCGCGCACCGTCGTGGCCACCGGCATCCTCAGCATCTGGACCATGGCGGCCGACGACGTCGCGAGCGCCGTCCGCGCGCTCCCGGACCCCGACCGGTTCCTGCTCGGGCTGGGCGTCAGCCACGCCCAGCTCGTCGACCACGCCGACCCCGGTCGCTACCGCCGACCGCTGAGCCGGATGCGCGGCTATCTCGACGAGCTCGACGACGCCGGCGGCCCGGATGCCGGGCACCGGGTGCTCGCAGCCCTCGGTCCGCGGATGCTCGAGCTCGCCGCCACCCGCGCCGCCGGGGCGCACCCGTACCTGACGACGCCCGAGCACACCGCGAGCGCCCGGGACGCCCTCGGCCCGGGGCGTTCCTCGCCCCGACCCAGATGGTGGTGCTCGAGGCCGATGCCGGCCTGGCCCGGGCCGCGGCCCGCCGCCACCTCGCGATGTACCTCGGCCAGCCCAACTACCGGTCCAGCTGGGAGCGCCTCGGCTT harbors:
- a CDS encoding SDR family NAD(P)-dependent oxidoreductase, with amino-acid sequence MSEIRLDGRVAVVTGAGRGLGREHALLLGARGAAVIVNDRGGALDGAGGEASPAEQVVEEIRAAGGIAIPDTNDVSTLEGASRIVATATETYGRLDILVNNAGILRDRSMAKLTPEEVGPVLDVHLGGTIWMSKAAWPVMAEQGYGRIINTTSAAGIFGNFGQTNYAAAKAGIWGVTKTLAIEGARSGIQVNAIEPGARTRMTENLLGDLADRLDPSLVAPLVLWLAAAECETTGEVYNVGGGRVARVVIAQTPGFFSREVTPEALRDSWDTVNDPDLAEVMTSFQQELGVLVQLLSDGDRAGAGA
- a CDS encoding ABC transporter ATP-binding protein, which translates into the protein MLRVSRLSAAHGAVPAVREVDIEVAQGTLVALIGSNGAGKTTTLNTIAGLHKPSGGTVTVGGRDITGWACHRVVRSGVALVAEGRRVAPPLTVLENLELSAYSGRSTKAQQREQLAEVFDLFPRLADRRDQLAASMSGGEQQMLAFGRALMTRPEVLLLDEPSMGLAPSIVDVLFQTIETLHNGGATILLVEQNAELALAVSERVYVMQRGQIVTDGTAEAVRGRAEVMSALFG
- a CDS encoding ABC transporter ATP-binding protein, translating into MTGLAVDIVGLTKAFGGLKAVDDVTIQVPPRRIHGILGPNGAGKTTVLNMVSGFIQADSGRLDVFGHDVTRMQPFQIARRGVARTYQNIRLFPGLTVLETVVAGAYMQRSSTIAGAILMSPAERRERREMRERAAELLDKVGCRAPHSALAETLSYGDQRRVEIARALATNPKVLLLDEPTAGMNDAESEQVGRLLVELRELGLTLILIEHNMRLVEEFCETVSVMNSGALLAEGAPTWCLEQDEVKEAYFGKRSDAARIATLRRARRGPGGS
- a CDS encoding branched-chain amino acid ABC transporter permease, which codes for MSTTAWMITLQFAGVNALFALAIYASLWTGVLSLAPVFFGAVSAFTFGYVAGTLGLSPFLGLLLGAALGAVLGALTAGLLVRLDSHYLAMATIAMVLIGRVLILNLPEYTGGATGTLVPGDLGTWAWLIGTLVVAGYVMARLAGSRFGLAADAVREDPAVAETLAISPRRIQFVGMIISGALGGVAGILQSSFLQYIGPDTFYTHLGFVTLAAVVLGGAFHWLGPIIGAIVFTILPELLREPMGEYDRVVTGVLLVLIIIYMPRGLVDVRRLRLVRSRWWRPKGGGSEPDGPDPRDPRPAVPAEVAS
- a CDS encoding branched-chain amino acid ABC transporter permease, which codes for MHLLMQQLLNGIALGSIYALFAVGFSLILAKMGILNVAHGTFATWGALSSYWLVFEHGLSFWLALVLGVVFAGGLGVAADLIAFEPLRKRNAGVFAPIIASIGIWIVLLTLAEAFSGPSATSYPTDSVPTEPIRFAGLLLLPAQVISVIALVAIVTAVHLLLTRSRFGAAVRAVSVDPRSATIVGVNARRTLIAVAFLAAAIAGLAGILAALSDNNVSFGIGEALLLKGFAAVVVGGYGDIRGAALLGVAIGVLEVMSAQYISSGFRDAITFGVLLVVLVVRPQGIFGERQLVRA
- a CDS encoding acetyl-CoA hydrolase/transferase family protein codes for the protein MQLPAHRTPSEAVRRIPPGAAIVASPGCGTPETLLTHLAGAADLLGRPTLYSGLQLGDYPFLDAAAEGLLRYRTWHPYGPARAALAPGRVEYVPARGSAVPGLLDQWETSVALVRVSPPDRNGWCSLGPSASYVCHAVARAALVIAEVDPHTPRTTGDSLLHVSQLDVLVDADTPPCEFPAAVRDEVSDRVAAHVLGLLPSEPTLQLGIGAVPEAITAFLAESGVGPVRVVGMANDAMVGLFERGLLRWTDTGDTPAISAAELMGTRALMEFADGNPAIVLRDSRVAHAPRVLAQIPRLVAVNSAVEVDLAGQVGSELVRSRQVSGIGGSADFVEAGFGSDGGLSVIALPSTTPDGRHSRIVRRLGADVVSLARHTPDAVVTEYGVAWLRGRTEAERAEALAAVAHPDHRDGLLTPTEPEPRNEETP
- a CDS encoding MaoC family dehydratase produces the protein MTVHTRRGRYYEEMIPGDVFKHEPGRTITEADNVLFCSITLNTQSLHLDAVKSAESEFGQRLVNSLLTLGIVCSIGVPDLTQKTTIANLGFQQIAFPAPVFIGDTLYCETEIKDRRPSASRPGQGIVTLEHRGLNQDGVLVCTAVRTALVKFVPEGETALA
- a CDS encoding nuclear transport factor 2 family protein; translation: MTTPTETDDPTLRLQRLEQRLAELESVRAIEALASRYHTLCDGGWAGPSHADVDALADLWLPDGVYSINAARPPCRGREEIREQFVRLRSSMPWILHTFTNSEIDVDGDRATGTFKGIAYYRRDGGSHVVVGSYAGRFVRTGEGWRFASWVADLAHGSVLTPPTAEER